In the Epinephelus lanceolatus isolate andai-2023 chromosome 6, ASM4190304v1, whole genome shotgun sequence genome, one interval contains:
- the rorca gene encoding RAR-related orphan receptor C a produces the protein MRAQIEVIPCKICGDKSSGIHYGVITCEGCKGFFRRSQQNNAMYSCSRQRNCLIDRTNRNRCQHCRLQKCLALGMSRDAVKFGRMSKKQRDSLYAEVQKHQQSQECAGLGVREENSDLTDHGRSYRRGSSTALSDLDDITTLPESLLFDLPLTPEDGGGEYCNLDMLGGSGGSSLSSQSSPEQTNLDFVDGNHSIKHEYQLLHDSGLFSHAILNPLPEGCSLLEIEHITQSVLKSHIETSQYSTEELKRMAWTLYSPEETRSYQTKSAEVMWQQCAIHITNAIQYVVEFAKRISGFMDLCQNDQIILLKAGCMDVLLIRMCRAYNPINNTLLFDGKFATAHLFKALGCDDLVNAVFDLAKSLSRIQMSEEEMALFSAAVLLSPDRPWLTDVQKIQKLQEKVYVALQRCLQKEGASDEKLAKMVSKLPIMKSICNLHIDKLEFFRLVHPETAYTFPPLYREVFGSEITFPDSTEG, from the exons ATGAGAG ctcaAATAGAAGTGATACCATGTAAAATCTGTGGGGACAAATCATCAGGGATCCACTATGGTGTCATCACCTGTGAAGGCTGCAAG ggTTTCTTCCGACGCAGCCAGCAGAACAATGCTATGTACTCCTGCTCACGACAGAGGAACTGTCTCATTGACCGGACCAACCGTAACCGTTGTCAGCACTGCAGGCTGCAGAAGTGTCTCGCTCTGGGCATGAGCCGCGATG CCGTCAAGTTTGGTCGAATGTCCAAAAAGCAGCGTGACAGCCTGTATGCAGAGGTCCAGAAGCACCAGCAGTCCCAGGAGTGTGCAGGGcttggtgtcagagaggagaatAGCGACCTGACTGACCACGGCCGTTCCTACAGAAGAGGCTCCAGCACCGCACTCAGCGACCTGGACGACATCACCACGCTGCCAGAAAGCCTGCTTTTCGATCTGCCGCTGACCCCAGAGGATGGAGGTGGGGAGTACTGTAACCTGGACATGCTGGGCGGCAGTGGAGGCAGCAGTTTGTCCTCTCAGAGCTCACCAGAACAGACCAACTTGGACTTTGTAGACGGCAACCACAGCATCAAGCATGAGTACCAGCTGTTGCACGACTCTGGACTCTTCTCACATGCTATCCTCAACCCGCTGCCCGAGGGCTGCTCCCTGCTTGAGATAG AGCATATAACTCAGAGTGTGCTGAAGTCCCATATTGAGACGAGCCAGTACAGCACAGAGGAGCTGAAGAGAATGGCGTGGACCTTGTATAGCCCGGAGGAGACACGATCATACCAGACCAAG TCCGCTGAGGTGATGTGGCAACAATGTGCCATTCACATCACCAATGCAATCCAGTATGTGGTAGAGTTCGCCAAGCGCATCTCTGGCTTCATGGACCTCTGTCAGAACGATCAGATTATCCTCCTCAAAGCAG GCTGCATGGATGTTCTTCTGATCCGCATGTGTCGGGCCTACAACCCCATTAATAATACATTGCTCTTTGATGGAAAGTTTGCGACTGCTCATCTTTTCAAAGCTCTCG GCTGTGACGACCTTGTGAATGCAGTGTTTGACTTGGCTAAAAGCCTGAGCCGTATACAGATGTCCGAAGAAGAGATGGCTCTCTTcagtgctgctgtgctgctctcaccag ACCGACCCTGGCTGACAGATGTTCAGAAGATACAGAAGTTGCAGGAGAAAGTCTACGTTGCTCTGCAGCGCTGCCTACAAAAAGAGGGAGCATCAGATGAGAAGCTAGCTAAG ATGGTTTCTAAGCTTCCCATCATGAAGTCCATTTGCAACCTACACATCGACAAACTGGAGTTTTTCCGCCTAGTCCACCCTGAGACAGCGTATACCTTTCCCCCTCTGTATAGGGAGGTTTTTGGCAGTGAAATCACCTTCCCAGACTCCACAGAGGGCTAG